The Candidatus Omnitrophota bacterium genome segment ATGGGGAGATAGCGGTAGACGATAATCTTTGGCGGCGATAATTGATATTCCGAGAGAATAAAGGGACGTACAGGGCAACGGTCCAGTTCCTGGATATCCACTTCCAATCCCAACTGGCGAATCCAATCCAATAGGGCCTGCGGCGCTTGCAGTTCCTGATCGTAGGGTAATTGCATCGGCAGCTGCCTTTAGGAAGCGGCGTTATTTTTCCTCATTGGCCGGAAGTCGATCCTGGATATGGGAAATCTCCTTGAAGGAAACGCCCATGATAACGAGGCAGATAAAACCGAAGAGGATCGTCGGCGGCACTTGCGAAAGCCACATCACCCAGGCCGCCGCGCCCGCCGTGTTTTTTTCGATAAAAAAAGTGCGGTTCAGAATAACCAGCAAGGCGAAATGATACATGCCCACATAGCCCGGCATTTGGGGAAACATGACGGCGAAGCAAAGCCCCGCCATGACGAATAACGCGCCGGTCATGCTAATGATGGTAATATCCAACGACCAGAAGATAACCAGCTCGCTCCAAGTAACCGAAATCCATAATAACAAAGTTAAAAGAATGCAATAAAGAATCGCGAGCGGGCGGCGCAAAGTTGATGCGCCTTTCTCGAAAGATTCCACAGCTTTCAGCATCGGTCTGGATATTTTTTGCGGCAGGGGCCGGAACAATTTTTCCGCCGTTCTCAGACTCCATTCCGGCGCGTAACTCATGACGCCAATGGCGCCGATAAGGGCGATGAAGACAAAGACGCCCATCTTGGCGATCCCTTCGATCCAATCCAATGGATTAGCGATTTGAGGCGCGGATGCGCCGTTGATAGCCGTGATAGGTTGGGAGAAATCGGCGCCGGCGGGCGGGGCGGCGGGAAAGGGATAAATCCAAAAAACAAAGGCGAGGATGAGCAATAAACCCAACAGATCGAAGACGCGCTCCATGATGATGGTTGCCAAAGCGGTGGAAAAGGCGTGAGTGGAGGAGCGCCAAACGAGGAAAGGCCGGATCAATTCGCCCATGCGGGCGGGAAGCACGCCGTTGGCCATAAAGCCGATGTTATTGATCAAAAACAATTTCCCCAAAGGAACAAGCGGTTGTCCTAAAAAAATTTGCCAGCGTATAGTGCGAATCAACATGGAAAGAACCTGCACAGCGATGGCCAGCAGGAAATAACCAATATGAACTTGGGACATGTGCGCCCAGACGACAGACCAATCGTCAAT includes the following:
- a CDS encoding lysylphosphatidylglycerol synthase transmembrane domain-containing protein encodes the protein MKSKKFQIVAALILGGFCLYLFSQSIDDWSVVWAHMSQVHIGYFLLAIAVQVLSMLIRTIRWQIFLGQPLVPLGKLFLINNIGFMANGVLPARMGELIRPFLVWRSSTHAFSTALATIIMERVFDLLGLLLILAFVFWIYPFPAAPPAGADFSQPITAINGASAPQIANPLDWIEGIAKMGVFVFIALIGAIGVMSYAPEWSLRTAEKLFRPLPQKISRPMLKAVESFEKGASTLRRPLAILYCILLTLLLWISVTWSELVIFWSLDITIISMTGALFVMAGLCFAVMFPQMPGYVGMYHFALLVILNRTFFIEKNTAGAAAWVMWLSQVPPTILFGFICLVIMGVSFKEISHIQDRLPANEEK